In Wolinella succinogenes DSM 1740, a single genomic region encodes these proteins:
- a CDS encoding MBL fold metallo-hydrolase, with amino-acid sequence MKLLSHPFGEYATHCYLIQAPEGEIIIDPGKGALEWVLENCSNPLAILNTHGHFDHVWSNHALKEQLPNTPLVIPKEDAFMLASDCFGTGLTPSIPDLLVEGECVELEFGGIKVLYRHFPGHTPGCSTIEIGEWMFSGDFIFKSSIGRSDFPYSSSELMRESLERFGALTYDKPLFPGHGESSTIAKEQKNLPFWFSRL; translated from the coding sequence ATGAAACTCCTCTCTCATCCCTTTGGCGAATACGCCACCCATTGCTATCTCATCCAAGCTCCCGAAGGCGAAATCATCATTGATCCAGGCAAAGGAGCCCTAGAGTGGGTGCTAGAGAACTGCTCCAATCCCTTGGCGATTCTCAACACTCATGGCCACTTCGACCATGTCTGGAGCAACCACGCCCTCAAAGAGCAGCTTCCCAACACTCCCTTGGTGATTCCCAAAGAGGACGCCTTCATGCTCGCCTCTGACTGCTTTGGCACAGGACTAACCCCTTCGATTCCTGATCTTTTGGTGGAGGGCGAGTGCGTGGAGTTGGAATTTGGAGGAATCAAGGTGCTCTATCGCCACTTTCCCGGACATACGCCCGGATGCAGCACGATTGAGATTGGAGAGTGGATGTTCAGCGGGGATTTCATCTTCAAAAGCAGTATCGGTCGCAGCGACTTCCCCTACTCCTCTAGCGAGCTCATGAGAGAGAGTTTAGAGCGCTTTGGTGCACTCACCTATGACAAACCTCTCTTCCCGGGGCATGGAGAGAGTAGCACGATTGCTAAAGAGCAGAAAAATCTCCCCTTTTGGTTCTCGCGCCTCTAG
- a CDS encoding deoxyguanosinetriphosphate triphosphohydrolase yields the protein MRPHERFHDFLDDFRNPYSRDRDRIIHCSSFRRLEYKTQVFLNSSGDYFRTRLTHSIEVSQIARSIASHLGLNETLAEAIALSHDLGHTPFGHAGGDELDRLLKKHGFEAGFDHNFQSFRVVSKLEKRYPNFEGLNLTFATLEGILKHSYPYQKSFLDAAMNEIFALDYHPSLEAIVVDHADEIAYVSHDIDDGIKYGLIRLEDLEESELVGEMIDKAEQEGVKRSEKVFRYRFVSNLINHLVYGFLEGSQEARLHQGEVRSAMIPSGERLPLGFSPEMGRKLKKLKKLLFTKLYRHEQVNRKMFFGRGCIRALFEDFMNEKNLLPKELQERINQGGKAHRVVADYIASMSDRYAMNLYKELHIG from the coding sequence ATGCGGCCGCACGAGAGATTTCATGATTTTTTGGATGATTTTAGGAATCCCTACTCTAGGGATCGAGACCGAATCATCCACTGCTCCTCTTTTCGGAGGCTAGAATATAAGACGCAAGTCTTTTTGAACAGCTCAGGCGACTACTTCCGCACGCGCCTCACTCACTCTATTGAGGTGAGCCAAATCGCTCGGAGTATCGCCTCTCATCTAGGGCTCAATGAGACGCTCGCTGAGGCGATCGCGCTCTCCCACGATTTGGGGCACACCCCTTTTGGGCACGCAGGAGGTGATGAGCTGGATCGACTCCTCAAAAAACATGGCTTTGAGGCGGGCTTTGATCACAATTTCCAATCCTTTCGCGTGGTGAGCAAGCTAGAGAAGCGCTACCCAAACTTTGAGGGGCTCAATCTCACTTTTGCCACCCTGGAGGGAATCCTCAAGCACTCCTACCCCTACCAAAAATCTTTTTTGGATGCGGCGATGAATGAGATTTTTGCGCTGGATTATCACCCCAGTCTAGAGGCGATTGTGGTGGATCATGCCGATGAGATTGCCTATGTGAGCCATGATATTGATGATGGAATCAAGTATGGGCTTATCAGGCTTGAAGATTTGGAGGAGAGCGAGCTTGTGGGCGAGATGATTGATAAGGCGGAGCAAGAGGGGGTGAAGAGGAGTGAGAAGGTGTTTCGCTATCGCTTTGTCTCCAACCTCATCAATCATCTCGTCTATGGCTTTTTAGAGGGAAGCCAAGAGGCGAGGCTCCACCAAGGAGAGGTGAGGAGCGCGATGATTCCAAGTGGCGAGAGACTACCGCTAGGATTCTCGCCTGAAATGGGGCGAAAACTCAAAAAACTCAAAAAACTCCTCTTCACCAAGCTCTATCGCCATGAGCAGGTGAATCGGAAGATGTTCTTTGGCAGGGGATGCATTAGGGCTCTTTTTGAGGATTTTATGAATGAAAAAAATCTTCTCCCCAAGGAGCTTCAAGAGCGAATCAATCAAGGGGGCAAAGCGCATCGCGTGGTGGCGGATTATATTGCTAGCATGAGCGACCGTTACGCTATGAATCTCTATAAAGAGCTGCATATTGGCTAA
- a CDS encoding HlyD family efflux transporter periplasmic adaptor subunit — protein sequence MKTSLLAWLILPLALMAQGRSFYAKVEPYETYEIKAATSGLVVSVQKSLEGKLVSQRETVIKLDDALEKSLLALDKKSLQTTRERAEALLAAAKIKEENFKDIQSLKTKSKFQKDTEEVNAISAKISYLQALEQIYSLESQIAQRVDVIQKKSLEAHNRYVYKIRVSEGDYVNAGTALMDLMDISQAKVVFFVSEEEAKSLPSKVLYVDGKKGEAKIEKLYRVADSEHVSEYRVEAVLPSAKFFSKLVKIELKDE from the coding sequence ATGAAAACCTCCTTGTTGGCTTGGCTGATTCTACCCCTTGCATTGATGGCACAAGGGCGCTCTTTTTACGCCAAGGTCGAGCCTTATGAGACTTATGAGATCAAAGCAGCCACTTCAGGGCTTGTTGTGAGTGTGCAAAAGAGTCTAGAAGGGAAGCTTGTTTCTCAAAGAGAAACGGTGATAAAATTAGATGATGCTTTGGAAAAAAGCCTATTGGCACTGGATAAAAAGAGTCTTCAGACGACCAGAGAGAGGGCGGAGGCGCTTCTAGCGGCCGCCAAGATCAAAGAAGAGAATTTCAAAGATATTCAATCGCTCAAAACCAAATCAAAATTTCAGAAAGACACCGAAGAGGTGAATGCCATCAGTGCGAAGATTAGCTATCTTCAGGCGCTAGAGCAGATATACTCTTTAGAGAGCCAGATCGCTCAAAGGGTGGATGTGATCCAAAAAAAGAGCCTAGAGGCGCACAATCGCTATGTCTATAAGATTCGCGTGAGTGAGGGTGACTATGTCAATGCAGGAACAGCCCTCATGGATCTCATGGATATTTCGCAGGCGAAGGTGGTCTTTTTTGTCTCAGAGGAGGAGGCCAAAAGCCTTCCTTCTAAGGTGCTCTATGTGGACGGAAAAAAGGGCGAGGCAAAGATTGAGAAGCTCTATCGGGTTGCTGATAGCGAACATGTCTCTGAGTATAGAGTCGAGGCGGTTTTGCCCTCGGCGAAATTTTTTTCCAAACTCGTGAAAATTGAACTAAAGGATGAATGA
- a CDS encoding BatD family protein: MAKIFFWIGIWLSLASAQGDSYMTHEVSLATPYLHEGIDYTARFYTKEQGSLEALEFKKPLFEGFRVEERGIKEGIKEGSYTRYELLYRLYPLQIGELEIPSPVVAVLKRSLESNAFLLTQTQSQRIEYQAKPLRISVKPLPPEAQGITLVGESTIEVRSEREAFAPSTPVGLWVKIRSQGFLEALPEPLFSLPHATLYTKESSYALGVDEEGNAVREFHAHLEVVAKEAVVIPPLVIHFFDPKEARLREARSETIELQLQPKEGVSQEEPRASASKPLERASLAWGEGMLFFGMGMVWGGFLLFFLLRSVRHTSSSKRSPSSLREFRDAKELLGMMLSSKEKSTRLKEAIEWLEERLYGPLKRPLSQQEIRSYLKEKGIL; the protein is encoded by the coding sequence TTGGCTAAAATCTTCTTCTGGATAGGAATCTGGCTAAGCCTTGCAAGCGCTCAAGGCGATTCTTATATGACACATGAGGTGAGCCTCGCCACACCCTATCTTCATGAGGGGATTGATTACACCGCTCGTTTTTACACCAAAGAGCAGGGAAGCTTGGAGGCGTTGGAGTTTAAAAAGCCTCTTTTTGAAGGCTTCAGGGTGGAGGAGCGAGGGATAAAGGAGGGAATCAAGGAGGGAAGCTACACGCGCTACGAGCTCCTCTATCGTCTCTACCCTCTTCAAATCGGGGAGCTGGAGATTCCCTCTCCTGTGGTGGCAGTGTTGAAACGCTCCTTGGAGAGCAATGCCTTTTTGCTCACCCAGACGCAATCCCAAAGGATAGAGTATCAAGCCAAACCTCTAAGAATCAGCGTCAAGCCTCTGCCTCCAGAGGCTCAAGGAATTACATTGGTGGGGGAGAGCACGATCGAGGTGAGAAGCGAGCGTGAGGCGTTTGCACCCTCTACTCCGGTGGGACTTTGGGTGAAGATTCGCTCTCAAGGATTCCTAGAGGCTCTGCCCGAGCCGCTCTTCTCTCTCCCCCATGCGACGCTTTACACCAAAGAGAGCTCTTATGCGCTTGGGGTGGATGAAGAGGGAAATGCGGTGCGAGAGTTTCACGCTCATTTGGAGGTCGTGGCCAAAGAGGCGGTGGTGATTCCCCCTCTGGTGATCCACTTCTTTGACCCCAAGGAGGCGCGATTGAGGGAGGCGAGAAGTGAGACCATCGAGCTTCAGCTTCAGCCCAAAGAGGGTGTCTCTCAAGAGGAGCCAAGAGCTAGTGCCTCTAAGCCTCTTGAGCGAGCCTCTTTGGCGTGGGGAGAGGGGATGCTCTTTTTTGGGATGGGGATGGTTTGGGGAGGATTCTTGCTCTTTTTTCTTCTTCGTTCAGTGCGTCACACCTCTTCCTCAAAGCGTTCTCCCTCCTCTTTGCGAGAATTTAGAGATGCAAAGGAGCTTTTGGGAATGATGTTGTCTTCTAAAGAGAAATCCACTCGTCTCAAAGAGGCGATAGAATGGCTAGAAGAGAGGCTCTATGGTCCTTTGAAGCGACCCTTGAGCCAGCAAGAGATTCGAAGCTATCTTAAAGAGAAAGGAATTTTATGA